Proteins from a genomic interval of Danio rerio strain Tuebingen ecotype United States chromosome 4, GRCz12tu, whole genome shotgun sequence:
- the LOC110437744 gene encoding uncharacterized protein isoform X5 — translation MSLIKEEKEDIKIEKTFKVKQEKLEEQTDEQFRARVKTPFTQITIVKIEPADVTKPTEIRNVKIKPADVTRPTGIRNVKIEPADVTRPTGIRNAEIYIIGDSCVRYGEKRARETVGVNLGLNARVQWFGFDGLVWKNLLPCFRQCLRTRAVPDVLLIHCGGNDLGIFKSVKLCAAITQDLRELHRSFPQMKMVFSTITQRHKWGSLHPKKIDRARRFINSMMAKSVSSVGGSIVQHPQINYRDPDLFHCDGINFSNRGNDIFLKNITRCLKFHMN, via the exons ATGTCGCTCattaaagaagaaaaagaagatatAAAGATTGAGAAAACATTCAAAGTCAAGCAGGAGAAACTCGAGGAACAGACAG ATGAGCAATTCAGAGCAAGAGTCAAGACGCCATTCACTCAGATCACTA ttGTAAAGATTGAGCCAGCAGATGTGACGAAACCTACAGAGATCAGGA ATGTAAAGATCAAGCCAGCAGATGTGACGAGACCCACAGGGATCAGGA ATGTAAAGATCGAGCCAGCAGATGTGACAAGACCCACAGGGATCAGGA ATGCTGAAATCTACATTATCGGGGACAGCTGCGTTCGCTATGGGGAGAAGCGTGCGAGGGAGACCGTCGGGGTCAACCTGGGTCTGAATGCCCGTGTCCAGTGGTTTGGCTTCGATGGTTTGGTGTGGAAAAACCTCCTGCCCTGCTTCCGGCAGTGTCTGAGAACGAGAGCGGTGCCGGATGTGCTGCTCATCCACTGTGGTGGGAATGATCTCGGGATCTTTAAGAGTGTGAAGCTGTGTGCAGCGATAACACAAGATTTGCGGGAGCTCCACAGAAGTTTCCCTCAGATGAAGATGGTCTTCTCCACCATCACTCAGAGACACAAGTGGGGGTCGCTCCATCCTAAAAAAATAGACAGGGCCCGCCGCTTCATTAACAGTATGATGGCTAAGAGTGTTTCGTCTGTCGGTGGCAGCATTGTGCAACATCCCCAGATAAATTATCGTGATCCTGACCTTTTTCACTGTGATGGAATTAATTTCAGTAATCGGGGAAATGATATATTTCTGAAAAACATCACTCGGTGTCTGAAATTCCACATGAACTAA
- the LOC110437744 gene encoding uncharacterized protein isoform X1 codes for MSLIKEEKEDIKIEKTFKVKQEKLEEQTDEQFRARVKTPFTQITIVKIEPADVTKPTEIRNVKIEPADVTRPTEIRNVKIKPADVTRPTGIRNVKIEPADVTRPTGIRNAEIYIIGDSCVRYGEKRARETVGVNLGLNARVQWFGFDGLVWKNLLPCFRQCLRTRAVPDVLLIHCGGNDLGIFKSVKLCAAITQDLRELHRSFPQMKMVFSTITQRHKWGSLHPKKIDRARRFINSMMAKSVSSVGGSIVQHPQINYRDPDLFHCDGINFSNRGNDIFLKNITRCLKFHMN; via the exons ATGTCGCTCattaaagaagaaaaagaagatatAAAGATTGAGAAAACATTCAAAGTCAAGCAGGAGAAACTCGAGGAACAGACAG ATGAGCAATTCAGAGCAAGAGTCAAGACGCCATTCACTCAGATCACTA ttGTAAAGATTGAGCCAGCAGATGTGACGAAACCTACAGAGATCAGGA ATGTAAAGATTGAGCCAGCAGATGTGACGAGACCCACAGAGATCAGGA ATGTAAAGATCAAGCCAGCAGATGTGACGAGACCCACAGGGATCAGGA ATGTAAAGATCGAGCCAGCAGATGTGACAAGACCCACAGGGATCAGGA ATGCTGAAATCTACATTATCGGGGACAGCTGCGTTCGCTATGGGGAGAAGCGTGCGAGGGAGACCGTCGGGGTCAACCTGGGTCTGAATGCCCGTGTCCAGTGGTTTGGCTTCGATGGTTTGGTGTGGAAAAACCTCCTGCCCTGCTTCCGGCAGTGTCTGAGAACGAGAGCGGTGCCGGATGTGCTGCTCATCCACTGTGGTGGGAATGATCTCGGGATCTTTAAGAGTGTGAAGCTGTGTGCAGCGATAACACAAGATTTGCGGGAGCTCCACAGAAGTTTCCCTCAGATGAAGATGGTCTTCTCCACCATCACTCAGAGACACAAGTGGGGGTCGCTCCATCCTAAAAAAATAGACAGGGCCCGCCGCTTCATTAACAGTATGATGGCTAAGAGTGTTTCGTCTGTCGGTGGCAGCATTGTGCAACATCCCCAGATAAATTATCGTGATCCTGACCTTTTTCACTGTGATGGAATTAATTTCAGTAATCGGGGAAATGATATATTTCTGAAAAACATCACTCGGTGTCTGAAATTCCACATGAACTAA
- the LOC110437744 gene encoding uncharacterized protein isoform X4, which produces MSLIKEEKEDIKIEKTFKVKQEKLEEQTDEQFRARVKTPFTQITIVKIEPADVTKPTEIRNVKIEPADVTRPTEIRNVKIKPADVTRPTGIRNAEIYIIGDSCVRYGEKRARETVGVNLGLNARVQWFGFDGLVWKNLLPCFRQCLRTRAVPDVLLIHCGGNDLGIFKSVKLCAAITQDLRELHRSFPQMKMVFSTITQRHKWGSLHPKKIDRARRFINSMMAKSVSSVGGSIVQHPQINYRDPDLFHCDGINFSNRGNDIFLKNITRCLKFHMN; this is translated from the exons ATGTCGCTCattaaagaagaaaaagaagatatAAAGATTGAGAAAACATTCAAAGTCAAGCAGGAGAAACTCGAGGAACAGACAG ATGAGCAATTCAGAGCAAGAGTCAAGACGCCATTCACTCAGATCACTA ttGTAAAGATTGAGCCAGCAGATGTGACGAAACCTACAGAGATCAGGA ATGTAAAGATTGAGCCAGCAGATGTGACGAGACCCACAGAGATCAGGA ATGTAAAGATCAAGCCAGCAGATGTGACGAGACCCACAGGGATCAGGA ATGCTGAAATCTACATTATCGGGGACAGCTGCGTTCGCTATGGGGAGAAGCGTGCGAGGGAGACCGTCGGGGTCAACCTGGGTCTGAATGCCCGTGTCCAGTGGTTTGGCTTCGATGGTTTGGTGTGGAAAAACCTCCTGCCCTGCTTCCGGCAGTGTCTGAGAACGAGAGCGGTGCCGGATGTGCTGCTCATCCACTGTGGTGGGAATGATCTCGGGATCTTTAAGAGTGTGAAGCTGTGTGCAGCGATAACACAAGATTTGCGGGAGCTCCACAGAAGTTTCCCTCAGATGAAGATGGTCTTCTCCACCATCACTCAGAGACACAAGTGGGGGTCGCTCCATCCTAAAAAAATAGACAGGGCCCGCCGCTTCATTAACAGTATGATGGCTAAGAGTGTTTCGTCTGTCGGTGGCAGCATTGTGCAACATCCCCAGATAAATTATCGTGATCCTGACCTTTTTCACTGTGATGGAATTAATTTCAGTAATCGGGGAAATGATATATTTCTGAAAAACATCACTCGGTGTCTGAAATTCCACATGAACTAA
- the LOC110437744 gene encoding uncharacterized protein isoform X2, which produces MSLIKEEKEDIKIEKTFKVKQEKLEEQTDEQFRARVKTPFTQITNVKIEPADVTRPTEIRNVKIKPADVTRPTGIRNVKIEPADVTRPTGIRNAEIYIIGDSCVRYGEKRARETVGVNLGLNARVQWFGFDGLVWKNLLPCFRQCLRTRAVPDVLLIHCGGNDLGIFKSVKLCAAITQDLRELHRSFPQMKMVFSTITQRHKWGSLHPKKIDRARRFINSMMAKSVSSVGGSIVQHPQINYRDPDLFHCDGINFSNRGNDIFLKNITRCLKFHMN; this is translated from the exons ATGTCGCTCattaaagaagaaaaagaagatatAAAGATTGAGAAAACATTCAAAGTCAAGCAGGAGAAACTCGAGGAACAGACAG ATGAGCAATTCAGAGCAAGAGTCAAGACGCCATTCACTCAGATCACTA ATGTAAAGATTGAGCCAGCAGATGTGACGAGACCCACAGAGATCAGGA ATGTAAAGATCAAGCCAGCAGATGTGACGAGACCCACAGGGATCAGGA ATGTAAAGATCGAGCCAGCAGATGTGACAAGACCCACAGGGATCAGGA ATGCTGAAATCTACATTATCGGGGACAGCTGCGTTCGCTATGGGGAGAAGCGTGCGAGGGAGACCGTCGGGGTCAACCTGGGTCTGAATGCCCGTGTCCAGTGGTTTGGCTTCGATGGTTTGGTGTGGAAAAACCTCCTGCCCTGCTTCCGGCAGTGTCTGAGAACGAGAGCGGTGCCGGATGTGCTGCTCATCCACTGTGGTGGGAATGATCTCGGGATCTTTAAGAGTGTGAAGCTGTGTGCAGCGATAACACAAGATTTGCGGGAGCTCCACAGAAGTTTCCCTCAGATGAAGATGGTCTTCTCCACCATCACTCAGAGACACAAGTGGGGGTCGCTCCATCCTAAAAAAATAGACAGGGCCCGCCGCTTCATTAACAGTATGATGGCTAAGAGTGTTTCGTCTGTCGGTGGCAGCATTGTGCAACATCCCCAGATAAATTATCGTGATCCTGACCTTTTTCACTGTGATGGAATTAATTTCAGTAATCGGGGAAATGATATATTTCTGAAAAACATCACTCGGTGTCTGAAATTCCACATGAACTAA
- the LOC110437744 gene encoding uncharacterized protein isoform X3, translating into MSLIKEEKEDIKIEKTFKVKQEKLEEQTDEQFRARVKTPFTQITIVKIEPADVTKPTEIRNVKIEPADVTRPTEIRNVKIEPADVTRPTGIRNAEIYIIGDSCVRYGEKRARETVGVNLGLNARVQWFGFDGLVWKNLLPCFRQCLRTRAVPDVLLIHCGGNDLGIFKSVKLCAAITQDLRELHRSFPQMKMVFSTITQRHKWGSLHPKKIDRARRFINSMMAKSVSSVGGSIVQHPQINYRDPDLFHCDGINFSNRGNDIFLKNITRCLKFHMN; encoded by the exons ATGTCGCTCattaaagaagaaaaagaagatatAAAGATTGAGAAAACATTCAAAGTCAAGCAGGAGAAACTCGAGGAACAGACAG ATGAGCAATTCAGAGCAAGAGTCAAGACGCCATTCACTCAGATCACTA ttGTAAAGATTGAGCCAGCAGATGTGACGAAACCTACAGAGATCAGGA ATGTAAAGATTGAGCCAGCAGATGTGACGAGACCCACAGAGATCAGGA ATGTAAAGATCGAGCCAGCAGATGTGACAAGACCCACAGGGATCAGGA ATGCTGAAATCTACATTATCGGGGACAGCTGCGTTCGCTATGGGGAGAAGCGTGCGAGGGAGACCGTCGGGGTCAACCTGGGTCTGAATGCCCGTGTCCAGTGGTTTGGCTTCGATGGTTTGGTGTGGAAAAACCTCCTGCCCTGCTTCCGGCAGTGTCTGAGAACGAGAGCGGTGCCGGATGTGCTGCTCATCCACTGTGGTGGGAATGATCTCGGGATCTTTAAGAGTGTGAAGCTGTGTGCAGCGATAACACAAGATTTGCGGGAGCTCCACAGAAGTTTCCCTCAGATGAAGATGGTCTTCTCCACCATCACTCAGAGACACAAGTGGGGGTCGCTCCATCCTAAAAAAATAGACAGGGCCCGCCGCTTCATTAACAGTATGATGGCTAAGAGTGTTTCGTCTGTCGGTGGCAGCATTGTGCAACATCCCCAGATAAATTATCGTGATCCTGACCTTTTTCACTGTGATGGAATTAATTTCAGTAATCGGGGAAATGATATATTTCTGAAAAACATCACTCGGTGTCTGAAATTCCACATGAACTAA
- the LOC110437744 gene encoding uncharacterized protein isoform X7 has product MSLIKEEKEDIKIEKTFKVKQEKLEEQTDEQFRARVKTPFTQITIVKIEPADVTKPTEIRNVKIKPADVTRPTGIRNAEIYIIGDSCVRYGEKRARETVGVNLGLNARVQWFGFDGLVWKNLLPCFRQCLRTRAVPDVLLIHCGGNDLGIFKSVKLCAAITQDLRELHRSFPQMKMVFSTITQRHKWGSLHPKKIDRARRFINSMMAKSVSSVGGSIVQHPQINYRDPDLFHCDGINFSNRGNDIFLKNITRCLKFHMN; this is encoded by the exons ATGTCGCTCattaaagaagaaaaagaagatatAAAGATTGAGAAAACATTCAAAGTCAAGCAGGAGAAACTCGAGGAACAGACAG ATGAGCAATTCAGAGCAAGAGTCAAGACGCCATTCACTCAGATCACTA ttGTAAAGATTGAGCCAGCAGATGTGACGAAACCTACAGAGATCAGGA ATGTAAAGATCAAGCCAGCAGATGTGACGAGACCCACAGGGATCAGGA ATGCTGAAATCTACATTATCGGGGACAGCTGCGTTCGCTATGGGGAGAAGCGTGCGAGGGAGACCGTCGGGGTCAACCTGGGTCTGAATGCCCGTGTCCAGTGGTTTGGCTTCGATGGTTTGGTGTGGAAAAACCTCCTGCCCTGCTTCCGGCAGTGTCTGAGAACGAGAGCGGTGCCGGATGTGCTGCTCATCCACTGTGGTGGGAATGATCTCGGGATCTTTAAGAGTGTGAAGCTGTGTGCAGCGATAACACAAGATTTGCGGGAGCTCCACAGAAGTTTCCCTCAGATGAAGATGGTCTTCTCCACCATCACTCAGAGACACAAGTGGGGGTCGCTCCATCCTAAAAAAATAGACAGGGCCCGCCGCTTCATTAACAGTATGATGGCTAAGAGTGTTTCGTCTGTCGGTGGCAGCATTGTGCAACATCCCCAGATAAATTATCGTGATCCTGACCTTTTTCACTGTGATGGAATTAATTTCAGTAATCGGGGAAATGATATATTTCTGAAAAACATCACTCGGTGTCTGAAATTCCACATGAACTAA
- the LOC110437744 gene encoding uncharacterized protein isoform X8 codes for MSLIKEEKEDIKIEKTFKVKQEKLEEQTDEQFRARVKTPFTQITNVKIEPADVTRPTGIRNAEIYIIGDSCVRYGEKRARETVGVNLGLNARVQWFGFDGLVWKNLLPCFRQCLRTRAVPDVLLIHCGGNDLGIFKSVKLCAAITQDLRELHRSFPQMKMVFSTITQRHKWGSLHPKKIDRARRFINSMMAKSVSSVGGSIVQHPQINYRDPDLFHCDGINFSNRGNDIFLKNITRCLKFHMN; via the exons ATGTCGCTCattaaagaagaaaaagaagatatAAAGATTGAGAAAACATTCAAAGTCAAGCAGGAGAAACTCGAGGAACAGACAG ATGAGCAATTCAGAGCAAGAGTCAAGACGCCATTCACTCAGATCACTA ATGTAAAGATCGAGCCAGCAGATGTGACAAGACCCACAGGGATCAGGA ATGCTGAAATCTACATTATCGGGGACAGCTGCGTTCGCTATGGGGAGAAGCGTGCGAGGGAGACCGTCGGGGTCAACCTGGGTCTGAATGCCCGTGTCCAGTGGTTTGGCTTCGATGGTTTGGTGTGGAAAAACCTCCTGCCCTGCTTCCGGCAGTGTCTGAGAACGAGAGCGGTGCCGGATGTGCTGCTCATCCACTGTGGTGGGAATGATCTCGGGATCTTTAAGAGTGTGAAGCTGTGTGCAGCGATAACACAAGATTTGCGGGAGCTCCACAGAAGTTTCCCTCAGATGAAGATGGTCTTCTCCACCATCACTCAGAGACACAAGTGGGGGTCGCTCCATCCTAAAAAAATAGACAGGGCCCGCCGCTTCATTAACAGTATGATGGCTAAGAGTGTTTCGTCTGTCGGTGGCAGCATTGTGCAACATCCCCAGATAAATTATCGTGATCCTGACCTTTTTCACTGTGATGGAATTAATTTCAGTAATCGGGGAAATGATATATTTCTGAAAAACATCACTCGGTGTCTGAAATTCCACATGAACTAA
- the LOC110437744 gene encoding uncharacterized protein isoform X6, with protein sequence MSLIKEEKEDIKIEKTFKVKQEKLEEQTDEQFRARVKTPFTQITNVKIEPADVTRPTEIRNVKIEPADVTRPTGIRNAEIYIIGDSCVRYGEKRARETVGVNLGLNARVQWFGFDGLVWKNLLPCFRQCLRTRAVPDVLLIHCGGNDLGIFKSVKLCAAITQDLRELHRSFPQMKMVFSTITQRHKWGSLHPKKIDRARRFINSMMAKSVSSVGGSIVQHPQINYRDPDLFHCDGINFSNRGNDIFLKNITRCLKFHMN encoded by the exons ATGTCGCTCattaaagaagaaaaagaagatatAAAGATTGAGAAAACATTCAAAGTCAAGCAGGAGAAACTCGAGGAACAGACAG ATGAGCAATTCAGAGCAAGAGTCAAGACGCCATTCACTCAGATCACTA ATGTAAAGATTGAGCCAGCAGATGTGACGAGACCCACAGAGATCAGGA ATGTAAAGATCGAGCCAGCAGATGTGACAAGACCCACAGGGATCAGGA ATGCTGAAATCTACATTATCGGGGACAGCTGCGTTCGCTATGGGGAGAAGCGTGCGAGGGAGACCGTCGGGGTCAACCTGGGTCTGAATGCCCGTGTCCAGTGGTTTGGCTTCGATGGTTTGGTGTGGAAAAACCTCCTGCCCTGCTTCCGGCAGTGTCTGAGAACGAGAGCGGTGCCGGATGTGCTGCTCATCCACTGTGGTGGGAATGATCTCGGGATCTTTAAGAGTGTGAAGCTGTGTGCAGCGATAACACAAGATTTGCGGGAGCTCCACAGAAGTTTCCCTCAGATGAAGATGGTCTTCTCCACCATCACTCAGAGACACAAGTGGGGGTCGCTCCATCCTAAAAAAATAGACAGGGCCCGCCGCTTCATTAACAGTATGATGGCTAAGAGTGTTTCGTCTGTCGGTGGCAGCATTGTGCAACATCCCCAGATAAATTATCGTGATCCTGACCTTTTTCACTGTGATGGAATTAATTTCAGTAATCGGGGAAATGATATATTTCTGAAAAACATCACTCGGTGTCTGAAATTCCACATGAACTAA